One stretch of Nocardioides perillae DNA includes these proteins:
- a CDS encoding MCE family protein, which produces MITRRTKVQLLVFAIITLLGVSYVGARYAQLDRLVVDRTYTVVAHFDEAGGIFAGAEVTYRGVGVGDVERLVLTDEGVDVHLRIEEDNDEIPADAVALVGNRSAVGEQYVELQPRSDDGPYLEDDSEIAEDDTAVPISTTQLLTNLSNTVTSVDQESLRTTILELGTAFEGTGQALQQIIDTGNSFIETANDNFDVTTALLEDSNVVLKGQVASASALRTFARDLSLFTGTLRASDRDLRRLIDTGGASVTEVRTFLQQNEVDLAGLIDNLVTTGEVVVRRLDGIQQLLVLYPYVVEGGYTVVDKNPQGLYDAHFGLILTEAPLCTQGYESTDRRTPDDRGNRAMNERARCTEPASVTNARGAQNAPRAAASYDPASVVGSYDRTTGSFTWGAEAAQDRSAGSLAPRSLGKESWKWLFLQPMTESGR; this is translated from the coding sequence GTGATCACCCGTCGCACGAAGGTCCAGCTGCTGGTCTTCGCGATCATCACGCTGCTCGGCGTGAGCTACGTCGGTGCGCGCTACGCCCAGCTCGACCGGCTCGTGGTCGACCGCACCTACACCGTGGTCGCCCACTTCGACGAGGCCGGCGGCATCTTCGCGGGCGCCGAGGTCACCTACCGCGGCGTGGGCGTCGGCGACGTCGAGCGGCTCGTGCTCACCGACGAGGGCGTCGACGTGCACCTGCGCATCGAGGAGGACAACGACGAGATCCCCGCCGACGCGGTCGCCCTCGTGGGCAACCGCTCGGCCGTGGGTGAGCAGTACGTCGAGCTGCAGCCGCGCTCCGACGACGGGCCCTACCTCGAGGACGATTCCGAGATCGCCGAGGACGACACCGCGGTGCCGATCTCGACGACCCAGCTGCTGACCAACCTGTCCAACACCGTCACCTCGGTCGACCAGGAGTCGCTGCGCACGACGATCCTCGAGCTCGGCACCGCCTTCGAGGGCACCGGGCAGGCGCTGCAGCAGATCATCGACACCGGCAACTCCTTCATCGAGACCGCCAACGACAACTTCGACGTCACCACGGCGCTGCTCGAGGACAGCAACGTCGTGCTCAAGGGCCAGGTCGCCTCCGCGAGCGCGCTGCGCACCTTCGCCCGCGACCTGTCGCTGTTCACCGGCACGCTGCGCGCCAGCGACCGCGACCTGCGCCGCCTCATCGACACCGGCGGCGCGTCGGTCACCGAGGTCCGCACCTTCCTGCAGCAGAACGAGGTCGACCTCGCCGGGCTGATCGACAACCTGGTCACCACGGGCGAGGTGGTCGTGCGCCGCCTCGACGGCATCCAGCAGCTGCTGGTGCTCTACCCCTACGTCGTCGAGGGCGGCTACACCGTCGTCGACAAGAACCCGCAGGGCCTCTACGACGCCCACTTCGGCCTCATCCTCACCGAGGCGCCGCTGTGCACCCAGGGCTACGAGAGCACCGACCGACGCACTCCCGACGACCGCGGCAACCGCGCGATGAACGAGCGCGCGCGCTGCACCGAGCCGGCCTCGGTCACCAACGCGCGCGGCGCGCAGAACGCCCCGCGGGCGGCGGCCTCCTACGACCCGGCCAGCGTGGTCGGCAGCTACGACCGCACCACCGGCTCCTTCACCTGGGGTGCCGAGGCGGCGCAGGACCGGTCCGCCGGTAGCCTCGCCCCCCGGAGCCTCGGGAAGGAGTCCTGGAAGTGGCTGTTCCTCCAGCCGATGACCGAGAGCGGCCGCTGA